The Fusobacterium massiliense sequence AATGAAAAATCTATTATTATAGTTAAGTGAGATTAAACACTTTATATTGATAGGGAGGAATAAAATGTATTGTTGTACTAGAATAAACGATGATATTATTTGGATTGGTGTTAATGATAGAAAAACACAAAGATTTGAAAATTATATTCCATTAGATGCAGGAGTAACATATAATTCATACTTAATATTAGATGAAAAAATTTGTATTATTGATGGAGTTGAAGAAGGAGAAAATGGTGATTTTCTAGGAAAAGTTGAAGCAGTTATAGGTACAACACCCATCGATTATATAGTTGTAAACCACGTTGAACCAGATCATTCAGGTTCTATAAAAAATTTATTAAAATTATATCCTAATATGAAAGTAGTTGGAAATGCAAAGACTATAATGATGTTAAAATTATTAGGATTAAATTTACCAGATGAAAGAACTCATATTGTTAGAGAAAAAGATGTTTTAGATCTAGGAAAGCATAAGTTAACTTTTTATTTAATGCCAATGGTACACTGGCCAGAATCTATGTCTACTTATGATTTAACAGATAAAATATTATTTTCAAACGATGCTTTTGGAAGTTTTGGAACTTTAGATGGAGCTGTTTTTGATGATGAAGTAAATACAGATTTTTTTACTGATGAAATGAGAAGATATTATTCAAATATAGTTGGGAAATTTGGAGCCCCAGTAAATGCAATTTTAAAAAAATTATCAGATGTTGAAATTTCTTGTATTTGTCCTTCTCACGGATTGA is a genomic window containing:
- a CDS encoding FprA family A-type flavoprotein yields the protein MYCCTRINDDIIWIGVNDRKTQRFENYIPLDAGVTYNSYLILDEKICIIDGVEEGENGDFLGKVEAVIGTTPIDYIVVNHVEPDHSGSIKNLLKLYPNMKVVGNAKTIMMLKLLGLNLPDERTHIVREKDVLDLGKHKLTFYLMPMVHWPESMSTYDLTDKILFSNDAFGSFGTLDGAVFDDEVNTDFFTDEMRRYYSNIVGKFGAPVNAILKKLSDVEISCICPSHGLIWRKYVPEVIKRYQKWANMEPTKEGVVIVYGSMYGHTAEMAEVLGRELGNRGIKDVIIYDSSKTDHSYIFSTIWKYKGLMLGSCAHNNAVYPKMEPLLHKLENYGLKNRYLGIFGNMMWSGGGVKGIKDFADKLPGLEQIGEPIEIKGHITPLERERLIELAAKMADKLIAERETEKY